From the genome of Argentina anserina chromosome 4, drPotAnse1.1, whole genome shotgun sequence, one region includes:
- the LOC126790874 gene encoding uncharacterized protein LOC126790874, with the protein MSPQSTLNPSRALEGIHGVHVVSCSRFESEETTQDGDFAHSTCTSSAIGTNLSMQGVWQHTPPYLRPIQGCIHGDRTLAETVVNVLTSLPFIVLGIHTPRKNLNTKLYANSLIGVGVASSLYHSSRGKLRKYLRWADYTMIATATVCLSRALRTENPKFLMAASAVFLPIQPLMVSAVHTGMMEVAFAKRALKDPELRMAHNVHKMSSLLGGILFIADDVFPRTPYLHAAWHLAAAVGVGSCNKLLE; encoded by the exons ATGAGTCCCCAGAGTACATTGAATCCTAGTAGAGCCCTAGAGGGCATACATGGGGTACACGTGGTGTCTTGTTCAAGGTTTGAATCAGAAGAGACTACTCAAGATGGGGACTTTGCCCACTCAACTTGTACGAGTTCAGCTATTGGAACAAATTTGTCTATGCA GGGAGTATGGCAGCATACACCACCATATTTGAGGCCTATCCAGGGTTGCATTCACG GTGATCGTACCCTTGCAGAAACAGTTGTTAATGTGCTCACTTCACTTCCTTTCATAGTTCTTGGGATCCATACCCCAAG AAAGAACCTAAACACCAAGCTATATGCTAATTCATTAATTGGAGTTGGAGTTGCCTCAAGTTTATATCACTCCTCAAGAGGAAAACTAAGGAAATATTTGAGATGGGCTGACTATACAATGATAGCCACAGCAACAGTG TGTCTCTCAAGAGCCCTCAGAACTGAAAATCCAAAATTCCTCATGGCAGCTTCTGCAGTTTTCCTACCTATTCAACCTCTGATGGTTTCAGCCGTTCACACTGGAATGATGGAG GTAGCGTTTGCCAAAAGAGCATTAAAAGATCCAGAGTTAAGGATGGCTCATAATGTACATAAGATGTCATCACTATTGGGTGGTATACTTTTTATTGCAGATGATGTTTTTCCCAGAACTCCATACCTTCATGCTGCATGGCATCTTGCTGCAGCTGTAGGTGTTGGCTCCTGCAATAAGCTTCTCGAGTAG